In one window of Holophagales bacterium DNA:
- a CDS encoding peptidase dimerization domain-containing protein, with the protein MPTLDAPVTAVSTRLDARIAELAAKYLPLAKEMLAEAIRIPADYVDKPLDQGGDPLCGTSNHEFPRLEYLRKKIIEIRAVRTAEDVFFDGFGNLVWWVEDPNDGIDPAKKKVVYIDGHTDTVKPLRAQWKEKVVGADCFDGLIDKAKVNKDFLKKELGWVPPESEWEHLLFGRGSADQLGGVISAAIATKILVELTDEGALKGAIVRSYGTACEEDNDGAGPMYLNREVFPTAGPEVIPDVVILTDGTGCSKRGALGIYRGQRGRMQIEVTVTGKSCHGSMPWEGKNPFEYGGAIVKEAAEAYEKRDGFLDDPFLGHGTRTASWARLDTPSDCAVPEKLVFRFDRRLTIGETPEQAVADVDRLSSVAGARKAGLAVDVSVPVYTDASWKGYVLNNPQIYLGWVTPEEHPSIRAAVAAYEGVVSPHVDGKIGEGGVLTKEPRVDRWVFSTDGVGFPVPKAASIPGAAGKGWIESGPYKYPAMLGFGPGIEQNTHKIGECLDTRELQHCAAFLARFPSVFVGTK; encoded by the coding sequence ATGCCGACCCTCGACGCGCCCGTGACCGCCGTATCCACCCGCCTCGACGCCCGCATCGCCGAGCTCGCCGCGAAGTACCTCCCCCTCGCCAAGGAGATGCTCGCGGAGGCGATCCGCATCCCGGCCGACTACGTGGACAAGCCGCTGGACCAGGGCGGCGACCCGCTCTGCGGCACGTCCAACCACGAGTTCCCCCGTCTCGAGTACCTCCGCAAGAAGATCATCGAGATCAGGGCGGTGCGGACGGCCGAGGACGTCTTCTTCGACGGCTTCGGCAACCTCGTCTGGTGGGTCGAGGACCCGAACGACGGCATCGACCCGGCGAAGAAGAAGGTCGTCTACATCGACGGCCACACCGACACGGTCAAGCCCCTCCGCGCCCAGTGGAAGGAGAAGGTCGTCGGCGCCGACTGCTTCGACGGTCTCATCGACAAGGCGAAGGTCAACAAGGATTTCCTCAAGAAGGAGCTCGGCTGGGTCCCGCCCGAGTCCGAGTGGGAGCACCTCCTGTTCGGCCGCGGCTCCGCGGACCAGCTCGGAGGAGTGATCTCGGCGGCCATCGCAACGAAGATCCTCGTCGAGCTGACGGACGAGGGCGCGCTGAAGGGGGCGATCGTCCGCTCCTACGGCACCGCCTGCGAGGAGGACAACGACGGCGCCGGCCCGATGTACCTCAACCGCGAGGTCTTCCCCACCGCCGGACCCGAGGTCATCCCCGACGTCGTCATCCTCACGGACGGGACCGGCTGCAGCAAGCGCGGCGCGCTCGGCATCTACCGCGGCCAGCGCGGCCGGATGCAGATCGAGGTCACCGTCACCGGCAAGTCGTGCCACGGCTCCATGCCCTGGGAAGGGAAGAACCCGTTCGAGTACGGCGGCGCCATCGTGAAGGAGGCCGCCGAGGCCTACGAGAAGCGCGACGGCTTCCTCGACGACCCCTTCCTCGGCCACGGCACCCGGACGGCCTCCTGGGCCCGCCTCGACACGCCGAGCGACTGCGCCGTCCCCGAGAAGCTGGTCTTTCGCTTCGACCGCCGCCTGACGATCGGCGAGACGCCCGAGCAGGCCGTCGCCGACGTCGACCGCCTCTCCTCCGTCGCCGGCGCGCGCAAGGCCGGCCTGGCCGTCGACGTCTCGGTCCCGGTCTACACGGACGCGAGCTGGAAGGGCTACGTCCTGAACAACCCGCAGATCTACCTCGGCTGGGTCACCCCCGAGGAGCACCCGTCCATCCGCGCCGCCGTCGCCGCCTACGAGGGCGTCGTCAGCCCGCACGTCGACGGCAAGATCGGCGAGGGAGGCGTCCTGACGAAGGAGCCGCGCGTCGACCGCTGGGTCTTCTCGACGGACGGCGTCGGATTCCCGGTCCCGAAAGCCGCGAGCATCCCGGGCGCCGCGGGCAAGGGCTGGATCGAGAGCGGCCCCTACAAGTACCCCGCGATGCTCGGTTTCGGCCCTGGCATCGAGCAGAACACCCACAAGATCGGCGAGTGCCTCGACACGCGCGAGCTGCAGCACTGCGCCGCGTTCCTCGCCCGCTTCCCCAGCGTCTTCGTCGGCACGAAGTGA
- a CDS encoding purine permease, which yields MSERNAVHPVDEVLPPTRLTLLGLQHVLVMYAGAVAVPLIVGGALKLPKDQMAMLINADLFACGIATLVQSIGFWRFGIRLPVMMGVTFAAVSPMVVMATNPEIGLLGIYGAVIIAGIFGILVAPLISRMLPLFPPVVTGSIITIIGISLMRVGVNWAAGGNPMIKNPADMAGPMIANPAYGAPLHLAVAGIVLVFILVITKFVKGFFANIAVLLGLVVGMIIAMVLGKVSFAGLSESGWFAVVYPFQFGMPTFDLVACLTMCMVMVVVMIESLGMFLAVGNIVGKDVRQSDLSDGLRVDGLGTLIGGIFNTFPYTSFSQNVGLVGVTGVKSRWVTALGGVILLALGLVPKLAVIVASVPQFVLGGAGIVMFGMVCATGIRILGGVDFAKNRLNLYIVAISIGFGMIPLVADKFFSQMPKGLSPLLHSGILLCSIVAVALNAFFNHLQGAETAAAETKQASAKSEA from the coding sequence ATGTCCGAAAGAAACGCCGTTCACCCGGTCGACGAGGTCCTGCCGCCGACGCGGCTCACCCTCCTCGGCCTCCAGCATGTCCTCGTCATGTACGCGGGCGCCGTCGCCGTTCCGCTCATCGTGGGCGGCGCGCTGAAGCTCCCGAAGGACCAGATGGCGATGCTCATCAACGCGGACCTCTTCGCGTGCGGCATCGCGACCCTGGTCCAGTCGATCGGCTTCTGGCGGTTCGGCATCCGCCTCCCTGTGATGATGGGCGTGACCTTCGCCGCCGTCAGCCCGATGGTCGTCATGGCGACGAACCCGGAGATCGGCCTCCTCGGGATCTACGGCGCCGTCATCATCGCGGGCATCTTCGGAATTCTCGTGGCGCCGCTCATCAGCCGGATGCTCCCGCTCTTCCCACCCGTCGTGACCGGCTCGATCATCACCATCATCGGCATCTCCCTGATGCGCGTCGGCGTGAACTGGGCCGCCGGCGGCAACCCGATGATCAAGAACCCCGCGGACATGGCCGGCCCGATGATCGCGAACCCGGCTTACGGCGCGCCGCTCCACCTCGCCGTCGCAGGGATCGTCCTCGTCTTCATCCTCGTGATCACGAAGTTCGTGAAGGGCTTCTTCGCCAACATCGCGGTCCTCCTCGGGCTCGTCGTCGGGATGATCATCGCCATGGTGCTCGGCAAGGTCAGCTTCGCCGGCCTCTCGGAGTCGGGCTGGTTCGCCGTCGTCTATCCGTTCCAGTTCGGCATGCCGACGTTCGACCTCGTCGCCTGCCTCACGATGTGCATGGTCATGGTCGTCGTCATGATCGAGTCGCTCGGCATGTTCCTCGCCGTCGGCAACATCGTCGGCAAGGACGTTCGCCAGAGCGACCTCTCCGACGGCCTTCGCGTCGACGGCCTCGGCACCCTGATCGGCGGCATCTTCAACACCTTCCCCTACACGTCGTTCTCCCAGAACGTCGGCCTCGTCGGCGTGACGGGGGTGAAGAGCCGTTGGGTCACCGCCCTCGGCGGCGTCATCCTGCTCGCCCTCGGCCTCGTGCCGAAGCTCGCCGTCATCGTCGCCTCGGTCCCGCAGTTCGTCCTGGGCGGCGCCGGGATCGTCATGTTCGGCATGGTCTGCGCGACCGGAATCCGGATCCTCGGCGGCGTCGACTTCGCGAAGAACCGCCTGAACCTCTACATCGTCGCCATCTCCATCGGCTTCGGGATGATCCCGCTCGTCGCGGACAAGTTCTTCAGCCAGATGCCGAAGGGCCTGAGCCCGCTCCTCCACAGCGGCATCCTCCTCTGCTCCATCGTCGCCGTCGCCCTGAACGCCTTCTTCAACCACCTGCAGGGGGCCGAGACCGCGGCCGCCGAGACCAAGCAGGCCTCCGCCAAGAGCGAAGCGTGA
- a CDS encoding nucleotidyltransferase family protein: MIVGVLLAAGAGARFGGGKLLAPLEDGIPVGVRSARLLRSSVDRVLAVVRPGDATLEALLRAEGLEVRPFPGALEGMGASLAFGISAAPAADGWVVALADMPFVRPETVATVVQTLTTGAAIVAPAYRGRRGHPVGFAATLIAELVRLEGDAGARSVLLRHESEVVLVECDDPGILRDVDEPCDLNIARRTD; encoded by the coding sequence GTGATCGTCGGCGTTCTCCTCGCGGCCGGCGCCGGCGCCCGCTTCGGCGGGGGGAAGCTCCTCGCTCCGCTCGAGGACGGAATACCCGTCGGGGTCCGTTCGGCGCGGTTGCTCCGGAGCAGCGTCGACCGGGTCCTTGCGGTCGTCCGCCCCGGTGATGCAACGCTCGAGGCGCTCCTGCGGGCCGAAGGGCTCGAGGTCCGTCCTTTCCCGGGCGCCCTGGAGGGGATGGGTGCCAGCCTCGCATTCGGGATCTCCGCTGCTCCCGCAGCAGACGGGTGGGTCGTCGCCCTTGCCGACATGCCGTTCGTTCGACCCGAGACGGTCGCAACCGTCGTCCAGACCCTGACGACAGGCGCCGCCATCGTCGCACCTGCCTACAGGGGCCGAAGAGGGCACCCCGTTGGCTTCGCCGCCACACTCATCGCGGAGCTCGTTCGCCTGGAGGGAGACGCCGGAGCGCGGTCCGTCCTGCTCCGGCACGAGTCGGAAGTCGTTCTCGTGGAATGCGATGACCCTGGCATTCTCCGTGACGTCGACGAGCCGTGCGACCTGAATATCGCCCGACGAACTGATTAG
- the hutH gene encoding histidine ammonia-lyase: protein MSESLVLTGSSLTLENLVDVACGNRAAVLSDDAGRRIDASRAVIDRAVREDRVVYGVTTGFGKFSDVVIPRDKLQQLQRNLVESHAAGVGELLPSGTVRALMLLRANCLACGFSGVRRETVELLLAMLAAGIHPCVPSQGSVGASGDLAPLAHLARAVMGEGDVEFRGKLVSAKAALASAGLVPAVFEAKEGLALINGTQLTTSVGGLALARLLSLLKAADLVTALTIDALKGTDAAFDQRIHAARPHPGQAVSAANLRALLADSPLRESHRDCGIVQDAYALRCAPQVHGTVRDAAAHALRVVTTEMNSATDNPMVFATGPDGEGELISGGNFHAAPVALVFDLLTAAATDLASISERRTERLVNPTLSGDLPAFLVKEGGLHSGFMMIHVTAAALVSECKSNSFPASVDSIPTSAGKEDHVSMGPIAARKLARNVANLEVVLAIELLAAAQALDLRRPLRSSPVLETLHARLRARVAPWDADRYAAADIEAARQVLVTGIDDLLAGLG, encoded by the coding sequence ATGAGCGAATCCCTCGTCCTGACCGGCAGCTCCCTGACCCTCGAAAACCTCGTCGACGTCGCCTGCGGGAACCGTGCCGCCGTCCTCTCGGATGACGCAGGCCGCCGCATCGACGCCTCGCGTGCCGTCATCGACCGCGCCGTCCGCGAGGACCGCGTCGTCTACGGCGTCACGACCGGCTTCGGCAAGTTCTCCGACGTCGTCATCCCCCGCGACAAGCTGCAGCAGCTGCAACGCAACCTCGTCGAGAGCCACGCTGCCGGCGTCGGAGAGCTCCTTCCGTCCGGGACCGTGCGCGCGCTGATGCTCCTTCGCGCCAACTGCCTCGCGTGCGGCTTCTCGGGCGTGCGCCGCGAGACCGTCGAGCTGCTCCTGGCGATGCTCGCCGCGGGGATCCACCCGTGCGTCCCGTCCCAGGGATCGGTCGGTGCCTCGGGCGACCTGGCGCCACTGGCGCACCTGGCCCGGGCCGTGATGGGGGAGGGCGACGTCGAGTTTCGCGGGAAGCTGGTTTCCGCGAAGGCCGCGCTGGCATCGGCTGGCCTGGTTCCGGCGGTTTTCGAAGCGAAGGAGGGTCTCGCCCTGATCAACGGGACCCAGCTGACGACGTCGGTCGGCGGTCTCGCGCTGGCCCGGCTCCTGTCGCTTCTGAAGGCGGCAGACCTCGTGACGGCGCTCACGATCGACGCCCTCAAGGGGACCGACGCCGCGTTCGACCAGAGGATCCACGCGGCCCGGCCTCACCCGGGTCAGGCCGTTTCCGCCGCGAACCTGCGGGCGCTGCTGGCGGACTCGCCGCTGCGCGAGAGCCATCGCGACTGCGGCATCGTCCAGGATGCCTATGCCCTCCGGTGCGCGCCCCAGGTTCACGGTACGGTCCGGGACGCGGCGGCGCACGCGCTGCGCGTCGTCACCACCGAGATGAACTCGGCGACCGACAACCCGATGGTCTTTGCCACGGGTCCGGACGGCGAGGGCGAGCTCATCTCGGGCGGCAACTTCCACGCGGCGCCCGTGGCCCTCGTGTTCGACCTCCTGACGGCGGCCGCGACCGACCTGGCGTCGATCTCCGAACGGCGCACCGAGCGCCTCGTCAACCCGACCCTCTCGGGCGACCTGCCCGCCTTCCTCGTGAAGGAGGGGGGGCTCCACTCGGGCTTCATGATGATCCACGTGACGGCGGCGGCGCTCGTGTCGGAGTGCAAGTCGAACTCGTTCCCGGCCTCGGTCGACTCGATCCCGACCTCGGCCGGCAAGGAGGACCACGTCTCGATGGGACCGATCGCCGCGCGCAAGCTGGCCCGCAACGTGGCGAACCTCGAGGTCGTCCTCGCCATCGAGCTCCTCGCGGCCGCCCAGGCGCTCGACCTGAGGCGCCCTCTCCGCTCGAGCCCCGTGCTGGAGACCCTCCACGCCCGCCTGAGGGCGCGGGTCGCCCCGTGGGACGCGGACCGCTACGCGGCCGCGGACATCGAGGCGGCTCGCCAGGTCCTCGTCACGGGAATCGACGACCTGCTCGCGGGACTGGGATAG
- the ygfK gene encoding putative selenate reductase subunit YgfK, whose product MEKAFRPIPLELLARWVFGELESRDTVLGIPKACVARPEPRFASRLLGRELAAPLGVAAGPHSQLAQNIVASWLCGARFIELKTVQILDELEVSRPCIDSADETFNCEWSQELKLEQSFDEYLKAWVLVHALARKLGLPGPGTLFNMSVGYNLEGIQSPRVQKFITSLRDAKDALPDAVDAVAAVWPGVRDVEIPASLSEHITLSTMHGCPPAEIERIARYLLEEVGVHTWVKLNPTLLGPERLRGLLNSTFGYGIEVPDAAFGHDPKLEDALPMVKRLAAAARAAGREFGVKLSNTLEVVNHRPVFPSNEKMMYMSGRALHPLTLTLARLVDDELDGAVPISFCGGADAWNFADLVADGVTPITVCTDLLKPGGYARLQQYLTNLGEAMSAAGAQSLDAFVERTSGGRGRRWNLARHVERVVADGRGGRFARRERPLVFKGDRALGPFDCIAAPCMEACPAHQNIPDYLWLVAHGRNDEAIEVIRRSNALPGVTGSICDHPCTDRCVRNLYDAPLGIREIKRFAFENGTSKPETAAEAKGVTVAIVGAGPAGISAALNLARAGFAAELFEAKSHAGGMVGGAVPRYRLDDDKLKIDLDRLASLGVKIHFDTSVGRDVSLDDLRARFDYVFLGVGAQKGKRLGIPGENAEGVVDALEFLDGLRDGVKRDFGKRVLVVGGGNSAMDGARSAKRLVGGGEVSLVYRRTRAEMPADPAEVHDCEVEGIGLKDLLAPARVVVENGRAVGLACTRMKLGEPDASGRPRPVPLDGSEVVLPADTIVTAIGQETALEFLGGTALDAKRDGTLAARLETAETSHPGVFAGGDVVRGPASIIKAVADGRAAANEIARRHGVPLPVAEPHLTKGTPVAEMMEKKSRLARPEHAPELPVAERGGFAEVLLSLDPEAARREAARCLDCDEVCSLCVTVCPNRANQAYLVPPLAIELPSFVVEGGRAVPRGTTNLAVEQGVQIVNLGDACNQCGNCVTFCPTSGSPYRDKPTFWIDAEGFAEAKGDAFRLTRDGPSVAIEARIAGRPHRLERHPSLAEYRSDTLRVVLEPATWRLLDVRVEGHPAEGEALDLSTCALLIALLHAEPALPSLPLSLADTVGI is encoded by the coding sequence GTGGAAAAGGCCTTCCGTCCCATCCCTCTCGAGCTCCTCGCGCGGTGGGTGTTCGGCGAGCTCGAGTCGCGCGACACGGTCCTCGGGATCCCGAAGGCCTGTGTCGCGCGGCCCGAGCCCCGGTTCGCCTCGCGTCTCCTCGGCCGGGAGCTGGCCGCGCCCCTCGGCGTCGCCGCAGGTCCTCACAGCCAGCTCGCGCAGAACATCGTCGCGAGCTGGCTCTGCGGCGCCCGGTTCATCGAGCTGAAGACGGTCCAGATCCTCGACGAGCTCGAGGTGAGCCGGCCCTGCATCGACTCGGCCGACGAGACCTTCAACTGCGAGTGGTCGCAGGAGCTGAAGCTCGAGCAGTCGTTCGACGAGTACCTCAAGGCGTGGGTCCTCGTCCACGCCCTCGCGCGAAAGCTCGGGCTGCCGGGCCCGGGGACGCTCTTCAACATGAGCGTCGGCTACAACCTGGAGGGGATCCAGAGCCCCCGCGTCCAGAAGTTCATCACCTCCCTCCGCGACGCGAAGGATGCCCTTCCCGACGCGGTCGACGCGGTCGCCGCAGTCTGGCCCGGTGTCCGCGACGTCGAGATCCCGGCTTCCCTCTCCGAGCACATCACCCTCTCGACCATGCACGGCTGCCCGCCGGCGGAGATCGAGCGGATCGCGCGGTACCTCCTCGAGGAGGTCGGCGTCCACACTTGGGTGAAGCTCAACCCGACGCTCCTCGGCCCCGAGCGACTCCGCGGGCTCCTGAACAGCACGTTCGGCTACGGCATCGAGGTCCCGGATGCCGCGTTCGGGCACGACCCGAAGCTCGAGGACGCCCTCCCGATGGTGAAGCGGCTCGCCGCCGCGGCCCGCGCCGCCGGACGCGAGTTCGGCGTGAAGCTCTCGAACACCCTCGAGGTCGTCAACCACCGCCCCGTCTTCCCGTCGAACGAGAAGATGATGTACATGTCGGGGCGGGCGCTCCACCCGCTCACGCTGACGCTCGCCCGGCTCGTCGACGACGAGCTCGACGGCGCGGTTCCGATCAGCTTCTGCGGCGGCGCCGACGCCTGGAACTTCGCCGACCTCGTCGCGGACGGCGTCACGCCGATCACGGTCTGCACCGACCTCCTCAAGCCGGGCGGCTACGCGCGGCTCCAGCAGTACCTGACGAACCTCGGAGAGGCGATGTCCGCCGCGGGCGCGCAGAGCCTCGACGCGTTCGTCGAGAGGACCTCCGGCGGCCGCGGCCGCCGCTGGAACCTGGCCCGCCACGTCGAGCGGGTCGTCGCCGACGGCCGGGGCGGCCGCTTCGCCCGCCGCGAGCGCCCGCTCGTCTTCAAGGGAGACCGCGCCCTCGGCCCCTTCGATTGCATCGCGGCCCCCTGCATGGAGGCCTGTCCCGCCCACCAGAACATCCCCGACTACCTCTGGCTCGTCGCGCACGGTCGAAACGACGAGGCGATCGAGGTCATCCGGCGGTCGAATGCCCTCCCCGGAGTCACCGGCAGCATCTGCGACCACCCGTGCACCGATCGCTGCGTCCGCAATCTCTACGACGCCCCGCTCGGGATCCGGGAAATCAAGCGGTTCGCCTTCGAGAACGGGACGAGCAAGCCCGAGACTGCCGCCGAGGCGAAGGGCGTGACGGTCGCCATCGTGGGCGCCGGCCCGGCCGGGATCTCGGCCGCCCTGAACCTCGCCCGCGCAGGCTTCGCGGCAGAGCTCTTCGAGGCCAAGAGCCACGCCGGCGGCATGGTCGGCGGCGCCGTTCCCCGCTACCGGCTCGACGACGACAAGCTGAAGATCGACCTCGACCGCCTCGCCTCGCTCGGCGTGAAGATCCATTTCGACACTTCCGTCGGCAGGGACGTGTCCCTCGACGATCTCCGCGCCCGCTTCGACTACGTCTTCCTCGGCGTCGGCGCACAGAAGGGAAAGAGGCTCGGCATCCCCGGCGAGAACGCCGAGGGGGTCGTCGACGCGCTCGAGTTCCTCGACGGCCTCCGCGACGGGGTGAAGAGGGACTTCGGCAAGCGGGTCCTCGTCGTGGGCGGCGGCAACTCCGCCATGGACGGCGCCCGGTCGGCGAAGCGCCTCGTCGGCGGCGGAGAGGTCTCCCTCGTCTACCGGCGGACCCGCGCCGAGATGCCCGCCGACCCGGCAGAGGTCCACGACTGCGAGGTCGAGGGGATCGGCCTGAAGGACCTCCTCGCCCCCGCGCGCGTCGTCGTCGAGAACGGCCGCGCCGTCGGGCTCGCCTGCACCCGAATGAAGCTCGGAGAGCCCGACGCCTCGGGCCGCCCGCGTCCCGTCCCGCTCGACGGGAGCGAGGTCGTCCTCCCCGCCGACACGATCGTCACGGCCATCGGCCAGGAGACCGCCCTCGAGTTCCTCGGTGGCACCGCCCTCGACGCGAAGAGGGACGGAACCCTCGCCGCGCGGCTCGAGACGGCCGAGACGTCGCACCCCGGCGTCTTCGCCGGCGGTGACGTCGTCCGCGGCCCCGCCTCGATCATCAAGGCGGTCGCGGACGGCCGCGCCGCAGCCAACGAGATCGCCCGGCGCCACGGCGTCCCGCTGCCCGTCGCCGAGCCGCACCTCACGAAGGGGACACCCGTCGCCGAGATGATGGAGAAGAAGTCGCGGCTCGCGCGTCCCGAGCACGCTCCCGAGCTTCCCGTCGCCGAGCGCGGCGGCTTCGCCGAGGTCCTCCTCTCCCTCGACCCCGAGGCCGCGCGCCGCGAGGCCGCCCGCTGCCTCGACTGCGACGAGGTCTGCAGCCTCTGCGTCACCGTCTGCCCGAACCGGGCGAACCAGGCCTACCTCGTGCCGCCTCTCGCGATCGAGCTCCCGTCGTTCGTGGTCGAGGGCGGCCGCGCCGTGCCGAGGGGAACGACGAACCTGGCGGTCGAACAGGGCGTCCAGATCGTCAACCTCGGCGACGCCTGCAACCAGTGCGGCAACTGCGTCACCTTCTGCCCGACCTCCGGCTCCCCCTACCGTGACAAGCCCACGTTCTGGATCGACGCGGAAGGCTTCGCCGAGGCGAAGGGGGACGCCTTCCGGCTCACGCGCGACGGCCCGTCCGTCGCCATCGAGGCCCGGATCGCCGGCCGCCCCCACCGACTCGAACGTCACCCTTCCCTCGCCGAGTACCGCTCCGACACGCTCCGCGTCGTGCTCGAGCCCGCCACGTGGCGCCTCCTGGACGTCCGGGTCGAGGGCCATCCCGCGGAAGGCGAAGCCCTCGACCTCTCGACCTGCGCCCTCCTCATCGCCCTGCTCCACGCGGAACCCGCGCTTCCCTCCCTCCCGCTTTCCCTCGCCGACACCGTCGGCATCTGA
- a CDS encoding adenylosuccinate synthase, translating into MNTSRNAFVIVGGQWGDEGKGKVVDLISPAFDVVARYQGGHNAGHTVKFEDRHFALRLVPSGICRKGILNVIGNGLVVDPRALVAEIASLKSAGVEVGENLRLSDRAHVILPTHALLDGARETALGGANIGTTSRGIGPAYESKANRTGIRVADLIDPDRFVSLARPLLTHHAAVLSHFYGLEAPKVDETIDAYLACARELAPLVADTRALLQQKLAAGARLLCEGAQGVMLDVDHGTYPFVTSSSCGPGGACTGLGIPPSAIGAVVGIMKAYTTRVGSGPFPTELFDDTGERIRTRGNEFGTVTGRPRRVGWFDAVVARTSLHVGGLDAIALTKMDVLDDHDEVRICVAYDVHGQTLTEVPARSDHYEAAKPIYRTFPGWKKSIVGTADFADLPEAARTYVSALEEAVGAPITLLSTGPRREETIIRPGTVLDSWLALARR; encoded by the coding sequence GTGAATACGTCCCGCAACGCCTTTGTGATCGTCGGGGGGCAGTGGGGCGACGAAGGGAAGGGGAAGGTCGTCGACCTGATCTCCCCCGCTTTCGACGTCGTCGCGCGCTACCAGGGCGGCCACAACGCCGGCCACACCGTCAAGTTCGAAGACCGCCACTTCGCCCTCCGCCTCGTCCCTTCCGGCATCTGCCGGAAGGGCATCCTGAACGTCATCGGCAACGGACTCGTCGTGGATCCCAGAGCCCTCGTCGCCGAGATCGCGAGCCTGAAGTCCGCGGGCGTCGAGGTGGGCGAAAACCTCAGGCTCTCCGACCGCGCCCACGTCATCCTGCCGACGCACGCCCTTCTCGACGGCGCGCGGGAGACGGCGCTCGGCGGCGCGAACATCGGCACGACCTCGCGCGGCATCGGGCCGGCGTACGAGTCCAAGGCGAACCGCACCGGCATCCGTGTGGCCGACCTCATCGACCCCGACCGCTTCGTGTCTCTCGCGCGCCCTCTCCTGACGCACCACGCGGCCGTCCTCTCCCACTTCTACGGCCTCGAGGCGCCGAAAGTCGACGAGACGATCGACGCCTACCTCGCCTGCGCGCGAGAGCTCGCGCCCCTCGTCGCCGACACGAGGGCCCTCCTCCAGCAGAAGCTCGCGGCCGGCGCCCGCCTCCTGTGCGAAGGCGCCCAGGGCGTCATGCTCGACGTCGATCACGGGACCTATCCGTTCGTGACGTCCTCCTCCTGCGGGCCCGGTGGCGCGTGCACGGGGCTCGGAATCCCCCCGTCGGCCATCGGCGCGGTCGTCGGCATCATGAAGGCCTACACGACACGGGTCGGCTCCGGTCCCTTCCCGACCGAGCTGTTCGACGATACGGGCGAGAGGATCCGGACGCGCGGAAACGAGTTCGGGACCGTCACCGGACGTCCCCGGCGGGTCGGCTGGTTCGACGCCGTCGTCGCGCGAACGAGCCTCCACGTCGGCGGCCTCGACGCCATCGCCCTGACGAAGATGGACGTCCTCGACGACCACGACGAGGTGAGGATCTGCGTCGCCTACGACGTCCACGGGCAGACCCTCACGGAAGTTCCCGCCCGCTCGGACCATTACGAGGCGGCGAAACCGATCTACCGCACGTTCCCGGGCTGGAAGAAGTCGATCGTCGGGACGGCCGACTTCGCCGACCTGCCGGAGGCGGCGAGGACCTACGTCTCCGCTCTCGAGGAGGCGGTGGGCGCTCCCATCACGCTTCTCTCGACCGGACCCAGGCGTGAGGAGACCATCATCCGGCCAGGGACCGTCCTCGATTCCTGGCTCGCCCTCGCCCGGCGCTGA